In a genomic window of Urocitellus parryii isolate mUroPar1 chromosome 11, mUroPar1.hap1, whole genome shotgun sequence:
- the Kplce gene encoding protein KPLCE: protein MCDQQKQAQFAPSCVKGSGLGSAQGSGGGAVQGQGPGQTQTVCVTGPAPSQPQTFVTYLAPVPAQTYVRVPAPCQTYVKCPVPCQTKTYVKCPAPCQTYVKCPAPCQTTCVKCPTPCQTYVKCPAPCQTTYVKCPAPCQTQTYYVQSSPSQTYYAQASGGGSSSQGCAPDPCSAPCSTSYCCLAPRTFGVSPLRRWVQRPQGCSTGSSGCCEDSGCCSSGCCSSGGCGSGGCGSGCCCLGIIPMRSRGPACCDRDDDCCC, encoded by the coding sequence ATGTGTGACCAGCAGAAGCAGGCACAGTTTGCTCCGTCTTGTGTGAAGGGTTCAGGATTGGGGTCTGCCCAAGGGTCCGGTGGTGGTGCTGTTCAGGGCCAGGGTCCAGGCCAGACCCAAACTGTCTGTGTGACCGGCCCTGCTCCCTCGCAGCCTCAGACCTTTGTGACATACTTAGCTCCAGTCCCAGCTCAAACCTATGTGAGGGTCCCAGCTCCCTGCCAGACCTACGTGAAGTGTCCAGTTCCCTGCCAGACGAAAACCTACGTGAAGTGCCCTGCTCCCTGCCAGACCTATGTGAAGTGCCCGGCTCCCTGCCAGACCACCTGTGTGAAATGCCCGACCCCCTGCCAGACGTATGTGAAGTGCCCGGCTCCCTGCCAGACGACCTATGTGAAATGTCCAGCTCCCTGCCAGACCCAGACGTACTACGTCCAGTCTTCTCCTTCCCAGACCTACTACGCTCAGGCCTCTGGGGGTGGCTCATCCTCGCAGGGCTGTGCCCCTGACCCCTGCTCTGCTCCCTGTTCCACCAGCTACTGCTGTCTGGCTCCCCGGACCTTCGGGGTCAGTCCCCTGAGACGCTGGGTCCAGCGTCCTCAGGGCTGCAGCACAGGATCGTCGGGCTGCTGTGAGGATTCTGGCTGCTGCAGTTCTGGGTGCTGCAGCTCCGGGGGCTGCGGCTCTGGGGGCTGCGGCTCTGGGTGCTGCTGTTTGGGAATCATCCCCATGAGGTCCCGAGGTCCCGCGTGTTGTGACCGTGACGATGACTGTTGCtgttaa